The Gemmatimonadaceae bacterium genome contains the following window.
ATCTCCGGGCCGCGCACGAGGGGCGTGCTGCGACGTGCGTGATCGAGGAGCTGCGTCAGCTCACCGCCGCTGAGACGGATGTAGACGTCCCAGTCGTACGTGCGGAGCGTGACCGGAGAACCCGGGGCGACGCGGCGGAGCATGAGCTCCGTGCCGTCGCGGCGCAGGATGCACGCGTCGGGCGTGACATCGGCGGGGAGGGCGTCGGCGGTGAAGCCGAGGTGATCGCGATACCAGGCGAGGCTGCGCGGCAGGTCGGCGACGCGCAGGACGGGAATGATTGAAGCAAAGTACGGCATGGCGCTTCAATACCCGCAAATCAGGAATGGTGCCAGTCACGCGCCGTTGACAGTCGCGAGTGTCAACGGTCGCTGACACTTTCGCGATTCATGAACCGCGCATGGACGACACGCGCCGACGATCCGCGCCAATACTCCGCGCGCTAATTATGCGCGTGCCGACAGCTTGAGCCCCACGATGCCGGCCACGATCAGCGCGATCGACACGAGCCGCCCCACGTCGCGCGATTCGCCGTACAGCCACATCCCCACCGCGGCGGTACCCACCGCACCGATGCCGGTCCACACGGCGTACGCCGTTCCCACCGGCAACGTGCGCAGCGCCTGCGCCAACCCGTAGAAGCTCGCGATCATGGCGGCCACCGTCCCGGCCGCCATGGCAGGTTTGCGAAAGCCATCGCTCGCCTTGAGGCCGATCGCCCACACCACTTCGAGCAGGCCGGCCACAACCAGCCAGACCCAGGCGCGATTCATGGCGTGGTCGTCGCGGCGGCCGGCGGCAGCCACTGCAGCAGGAAGCGGCGGGTATTGTCGCCCATGATCTTGGCGACGTCGTCCTGCGTCAGGCCGGCCGTGAGCAGCGCATCGGTAATGGCGCCCACACCACGCGTGTCGAACGGCGTCCGGGTGGCGCCGTCGAAGTCGGAACCGAGGGCCACATGATCCACACCGGCAATCGCCACCGCGTGGCGGATCGCCTTCACGATGTTCGCCAGCGTCGGTTCACAGATCGCGCCATCCCAGTAGCCGATGCCAATCAGACCGCCATTCGCCGCGATGGCGCGCAACTGGTCGTCGGTGAGATTGCGCGGGCCGGGGCACGTCGCCGCGACACCGGTGTGCGACACCACGACGGGGCGCGTGGCCATCGCCAGCACCTCCTGAATGACCTGCGTGCTGGAGTGCGCGAGATCCACCAGAATACCCTGCTGCTCCATGCGCTGCACGACCTGCCGCCCGAGCGGCGTCAGGCCGCCGTGGGTCACGCCATGCGCACTCGCGGCGACTTCATTGTCGAAGAAGTGCACGAGCCCCATCATGCGAAAGCCGCTGGCGTACAGCACGTCCACGTTCTCGAGCGTGCCATCGAGCGCGTGCAGCCCTTCGATCGCCAGCAGCGCTCCCACCTGCACCGGATCTCCATTGCGGCGCTCGATGAACGCGGCCAGCGAATCGCGCGAGGTGATGAGCGTGAGCGCGCCGCCCGAGCGCAGCACGGCATCCTGCAACCGCTCCGCCTGATAGCGCGCCCGCGCGAGCAAACTCGTGCGCGTCGCACTGGGCCACCGCTGCGCCAAGGCCAGCAGGGCGATATTGTCGGTCTCGCCGGTGTTGTGATCGTAATTCATGCCGCGCGGGGTCTTCGTCACCACGCTGAAGACCTGCAGCGCCACATGCCCTTCTTGCAACCGTGGCACATCCACATGCCCGTGGCTCGCCTTGGCGAGCGGGTCACGCCCCCAGAGCAGCTCATCGGCGTGCAGATCGGCCACGAACAGGCGCCGATGCAGCGCTGACCCCTTGGGGGAGAGCGTGGGCGGCGTGTCGCTCACCACGGTGTTCATGCGGCGATCGACGATCGTCGGCACGATCGTAAAGAAGGCGACGAGCGCCACGCCGAGCGTGACGGCCAGGCCGATCCACACCTTTTTCATCGTCGAAAGCCGGTCAGGGTCAGCGCAAACCGCGCGGCATCGGATCGCCGCTCATCTCACGCGCATTGGGCAGCTCGGCCTTCACGCCTTCCACGCGAAAGACGCCGCAGCGATCGATCCGATCCTTCGACCGCGCATCGATCGTGTCCGGCAACGCCGAGCGATCCACGCGCATCGTATCAAGCCGGTTGCGCGCGTACGCGTAGCGCTCGACGCACACTTTCTGCATGCGTTCGATGCGCGCGAGCCGGTCGAGCCCCACATCGGTCGCGCGGCGCAGAAAGAACCACGTACCGATCGCCACGGCGACGGCACCCACGACACTCAGGACAGCCC
Protein-coding sequences here:
- a CDS encoding multidrug efflux SMR transporter; amino-acid sequence: MNRAWVWLVVAGLLEVVWAIGLKASDGFRKPAMAAGTVAAMIASFYGLAQALRTLPVGTAYAVWTGIGAVGTAAVGMWLYGESRDVGRLVSIALIVAGIVGLKLSARA
- a CDS encoding dipeptidase codes for the protein MKKVWIGLAVTLGVALVAFFTIVPTIVDRRMNTVVSDTPPTLSPKGSALHRRLFVADLHADELLWGRDPLAKASHGHVDVPRLQEGHVALQVFSVVTKTPRGMNYDHNTGETDNIALLALAQRWPSATRTSLLARARYQAERLQDAVLRSGGALTLITSRDSLAAFIERRNGDPVQVGALLAIEGLHALDGTLENVDVLYASGFRMMGLVHFFDNEVAASAHGVTHGGLTPLGRQVVQRMEQQGILVDLAHSSTQVIQEVLAMATRPVVVSHTGVAATCPGPRNLTDDQLRAIAANGGLIGIGYWDGAICEPTLANIVKAIRHAVAIAGVDHVALGSDFDGATRTPFDTRGVGAITDALLTAGLTQDDVAKIMGDNTRRFLLQWLPPAAATTTP